A genomic stretch from Dissulfuribacter thermophilus includes:
- a CDS encoding KpsF/GutQ family sugar-phosphate isomerase: protein MDILNRAKEVIDIEIEGLKRVRAQLGQGFKRAVELILDSKGRVVVCGIGKSGLIGRKISATFSSTGTPSVFLHPVEALHGDLGVVQKGDVVIAISNSGNTQELLRLIPVLKERGVPIIAFTGNPLSRLAKLSDCIIDTGVEKEACSLGLAPTASTTATLAVGDALAVVLLSLRNFSEQDFRRNHPSGTLGERLKIQVREVMITGDKIPLVLTGTPVKKAVAEMDKKGLGTVLVVDGDGALIGIFTDGDVRRTLLRRGLSHTNFQDSHDLGNIPIDDIMTQQPKFISPDVLAADALAIMEEHLITVLPVIEETGRLCGIVHLHDLLGKGEFKFLV, encoded by the coding sequence GTGGATATACTGAATAGGGCAAAAGAGGTAATTGATATTGAAATCGAAGGCCTTAAACGCGTTAGAGCCCAACTAGGGCAGGGATTTAAGCGGGCGGTAGAGCTTATTCTTGACTCTAAAGGTAGAGTCGTTGTATGCGGCATTGGTAAAAGTGGTCTAATAGGCAGAAAGATCTCAGCAACATTTTCAAGTACTGGTACTCCCTCTGTATTTCTTCACCCTGTTGAAGCACTTCATGGTGATCTGGGGGTAGTACAAAAAGGTGATGTAGTTATTGCCATATCCAACAGTGGAAATACACAGGAACTTTTAAGGCTTATTCCGGTCTTAAAAGAACGTGGAGTGCCAATAATTGCCTTTACTGGCAATCCCTTATCGAGGCTCGCGAAACTCAGCGACTGCATTATCGATACTGGCGTGGAAAAGGAGGCATGCAGTCTTGGGCTTGCCCCAACAGCGAGTACCACAGCGACACTTGCTGTGGGCGACGCCCTGGCAGTAGTTCTCCTGAGTCTAAGGAATTTTAGTGAACAAGACTTTAGAAGAAATCATCCCTCTGGAACCTTGGGGGAAAGATTAAAGATTCAAGTTCGAGAGGTGATGATAACCGGAGACAAAATCCCCCTTGTGTTAACAGGGACTCCAGTGAAAAAGGCAGTAGCTGAGATGGATAAAAAGGGACTTGGTACAGTCCTGGTAGTAGATGGAGACGGTGCGCTCATTGGAATATTTACTGATGGTGATGTGAGAAGAACTCTTTTGAGACGAGGGCTTTCCCACACTAATTTCCAAGATAGCCATGACTTAGGAAATATACCAATTGACGACATTATGACACAGCAACCAAAGTTCATCTCTCCAGATGTTCTTGCAGCAGATGCCCTTGCCATAATGGAAGAACACCTAATTACAGTTCTTCCGGTTATTGAAGAGACTGGAAGGCTTTGTGGCATAGTGCACCTCCATGATCTTCTCGGCAAGGGTGAATTCAAGTTTTTGGTATAA
- a CDS encoding aminopeptidase has protein sequence MAQKKLTKKDIEKLTKDLTLIKRHGWFSLKGTEKKECLSYADEYKQFISTAKTEREVASHITDILKERPEIKFWTFRNKAVCVYKPGKRPAAQGLRIIVSHIDAPRLDLKLNPLYEDQEMAYLKTHYYGGIKKFHWVTRPLALHGVVFLKDGRCVKISIGEDKNDPVLTINDLLPHLASKVQGEKKLREAIPAEKLNVLLGGFPIEGPDDTKEAVKLNCLHILNTTYGITERDLISAELEIVPQGEARDVGIDRAFIGGYGQDDRACAYASLKAIMDSKDVEYANLALFLDKEEIGSDGNTGAKSKCLELALYDIFRLEGTVIEPDTIYKALNASKAISGDVTAGVDPDYMEVYEKRNDALMGYGINLTKYTGSRGKYSANDAHAEFVDWVTRLWDKEGIIWQAGELGRVDEGGGGTVAKYIASLGIDTVDAGPPLLSMHSPFEVAHKLDLYMTYRAYKAFFEA, from the coding sequence GTGGCACAAAAAAAATTAACCAAAAAAGATATTGAGAAACTGACTAAAGACTTAACCTTGATAAAAAGACATGGATGGTTCTCTTTAAAGGGAACAGAGAAGAAAGAGTGCCTCTCTTACGCAGATGAATACAAACAATTCATCTCTACTGCCAAGACCGAACGCGAAGTTGCAAGCCATATCACAGACATTTTAAAAGAAAGGCCAGAAATAAAGTTTTGGACTTTCAGGAACAAGGCGGTCTGTGTTTACAAACCTGGAAAGAGACCTGCGGCCCAAGGACTTCGTATTATTGTCTCCCATATAGATGCTCCGAGACTGGATCTCAAGTTGAATCCTCTCTATGAAGACCAGGAAATGGCCTATCTCAAAACACATTACTACGGTGGTATAAAGAAGTTCCACTGGGTCACAAGGCCCTTGGCCCTTCACGGCGTGGTATTTTTAAAAGATGGAAGATGTGTAAAAATTTCCATTGGTGAGGATAAGAATGACCCAGTACTGACCATCAATGACCTGCTTCCACACCTTGCATCAAAGGTTCAAGGTGAAAAGAAGCTAAGAGAGGCCATTCCCGCAGAAAAGTTAAACGTGCTTCTAGGCGGATTTCCCATAGAGGGGCCAGATGATACAAAAGAGGCTGTAAAATTGAACTGCCTACATATTTTAAATACAACCTATGGAATTACAGAAAGGGATCTCATTAGTGCAGAATTAGAGATCGTGCCCCAGGGTGAAGCTCGGGATGTAGGTATAGATAGGGCATTTATAGGGGGTTATGGCCAAGATGATAGGGCATGTGCCTATGCAAGTCTCAAGGCAATAATGGATTCAAAGGATGTTGAATATGCAAATCTCGCCCTCTTTCTAGACAAGGAAGAAATAGGTAGTGATGGAAACACTGGAGCAAAATCAAAATGTCTTGAACTTGCGCTCTATGATATCTTCAGACTTGAAGGGACGGTTATTGAACCTGACACGATTTATAAGGCTCTCAATGCCTCAAAGGCCATTTCAGGTGATGTTACTGCAGGAGTTGATCCAGACTATATGGAGGTATATGAGAAGAGAAACGATGCCCTCATGGGCTATGGCATCAATCTCACCAAGTATACTGGATCAAGAGGAAAATACTCAGCAAATGATGCCCACGCCGAATTCGTAGACTGGGTTACGAGACTCTGGGATAAAGAGGGAATCATCTGGCAAGCAGGAGAGCTTGGAAGAGTCGATGAAGGAGGGGGAGGTACTGTTGCAAAATATATTGCCTCATTGGGAATCGATACAGTAGATGCAGGCCCTCCACTTCTCAGTATGCATTCTCCATTCGAAGTTGCGCATAAATTGGATTTATATATGACCTACAGGGCTTATAAGGCATTTTTTGAGGCATAG
- a CDS encoding single-stranded DNA-binding protein yields MARGVNKVILIGRLGADPEIRYTQTGMAVASFRIATNNRVKRGEEWVEEPEWHRIVAWDKLAEICSQYLKKGMLVYIEGQLRTRAWEDQDGNRRWTTEVHAREMQMLESKGSGSMEESELEPPPIDEDDVPF; encoded by the coding sequence ATGGCAAGGGGTGTAAATAAGGTAATACTTATAGGTAGACTTGGGGCAGATCCAGAGATACGTTATACCCAGACCGGAATGGCTGTAGCAAGCTTTAGAATAGCAACTAACAACCGTGTAAAGAGAGGGGAAGAATGGGTAGAGGAGCCTGAATGGCATAGGATAGTTGCTTGGGACAAGCTTGCAGAGATCTGCAGCCAGTATCTCAAAAAGGGGATGCTTGTCTATATTGAGGGACAGCTTCGTACAAGGGCCTGGGAAGATCAGGATGGTAATAGGCGATGGACAACTGAGGTACACGCAAGAGAAATGCAGATGCTTGAATCCAAGGGCTCAGGATCAATGGAAGAAAGCGAGCTTGAGCCTCCTCCAATTGATGAAGATGATGTGCCTTTTTAG
- a CDS encoding serine hydrolase domain-containing protein: MSFELKARGEESLRHSLKRAVEPLILRAITDKIFPGCSLAVWKREHEPIVFSWGRETYSIKSPEIRPDTVFDLASLTKPLSTTLLVTRLVNAGRLSLDTTLREFAFLSPCPENKQSIRIRDLLSHRSGLPAWAPLYEKARGKEGFKRAILSIELVDKPGRRELYSDLGFILLGFIVEDTLQMDLARAFNEFVARPFKLCGDALGFKVQTELIAPTLQCNRRKKLVRGEVHDLNAWALGRSAGHAGLFGSAKELIRFLSELYLLYKDELAIEGLSGAILRKFLETKISTSNSSSSGTKPSFCLGFDTPSESGSQAGTHFSKKTVGHLGYTGTSFWIDLDRGIIVVFLTNRTFPLDSLESRNGLKKLRPRLHDAVMKVMETI; the protein is encoded by the coding sequence TTGAGTTTTGAGTTGAAGGCAAGGGGTGAGGAGTCTTTAAGGCATAGCCTGAAAAGGGCTGTTGAGCCACTTATTCTAAGGGCCATAACTGATAAAATATTCCCAGGTTGCTCCCTTGCGGTGTGGAAGAGGGAACACGAACCCATAGTCTTTTCATGGGGAAGAGAGACGTACTCAATAAAGAGCCCTGAGATCAGGCCAGACACAGTATTTGATCTTGCCTCACTTACAAAGCCTCTCTCCACCACTCTACTTGTAACAAGACTCGTAAATGCAGGAAGACTAAGCCTTGATACAACCCTAAGAGAGTTTGCCTTTTTAAGCCCATGTCCAGAAAATAAACAGTCTATTCGAATTAGAGACCTTTTAAGCCATAGGTCAGGACTGCCTGCATGGGCACCACTTTATGAGAAGGCAAGGGGAAAAGAAGGATTTAAAAGGGCAATCTTGTCCATAGAGCTTGTGGATAAACCTGGCAGACGTGAACTGTATAGCGACCTTGGCTTTATTCTTTTGGGATTTATAGTCGAAGACACTCTCCAAATGGATTTGGCTAGAGCCTTTAATGAGTTTGTGGCAAGGCCCTTTAAGCTTTGCGGAGATGCACTTGGATTCAAAGTGCAAACAGAATTAATTGCTCCCACTCTCCAGTGTAATAGAAGAAAAAAATTGGTAAGAGGTGAAGTCCATGACCTCAATGCCTGGGCACTTGGGAGGAGTGCTGGGCATGCCGGTCTTTTTGGTAGTGCAAAGGAATTGATACGCTTTCTTTCAGAGCTCTATCTTTTATATAAGGACGAATTGGCTATTGAAGGTCTTTCTGGTGCTATTCTCCGGAAATTTTTAGAGACCAAGATATCTACTTCAAACTCTTCAAGCTCAGGTACCAAGCCCTCATTTTGTCTTGGATTTGATACTCCTTCAGAATCAGGTTCTCAGGCCGGTACACATTTTTCAAAAAAGACTGTTGGCCACCTTGGCTATACAGGCACTTCGTTTTGGATAGACCTAGATAGAGGGATAATAGTGGTATTCCTTACTAATAGGACGTTTCCCTTGGATTCACTAGAGAGTCGTAACGGCCTAAAAAAACTTAGGCCAAGACTACATGATGCAGTGATGAAGGTCATGGAGACAATTTGA